Sequence from the Pseudomonas sp. 7SR1 genome:
CCGGCTCGGCCACCGGGTTGGCCGGCAATGCTGGCGGCCAGGCAGTGGGGGCATCGCTGTTGGCGACCGACCGCAAGGTGCCCAGGCGTACCGGGCCGTTGCGCAACGACAACTCTTCTCCGGCCGCCGGTGCCTTTATGGCCAGGCAGATGCGCATGCCCGGGCCCAGCCAGTACTCCTTGCCCAGCGGGCGCGGCTCGACGGGGTTGCCGTCCAGGGCGTAGATCTGCGCCTCGACGCCGGGAATGTTGATGCGATAGGTCAGGGTGTTATCCAGGTTGAGCAGGCGCACCCGGGTGATCTGCCCCGCCGGCAGGTCGATCACCGCCTGCGGCACGCCGTTGATGGTCGAAAGCCGCCCGGCCGTGCCGCCACGGGCGGCCTCGCGAGGGATGCTGAACTCCACGAACTGGCCTTGCTCGTCTACATGCCAGCTCTTGAGGCTCAGGGTCTGTTCGTACTTGAAGCCAGTCGGCTCACGCTCTTCGATGATCAACGGTCCCACCAACCCACGCCCGAGCTCTTCGCTGCTGTTGACGTGAGGGTGATACCAATAGCTGCCGGCGTCCGGCACACGGAACTTGTAATCGAAGTATTCGCCCGGCAGCACCGGCAGTTGCGAAACGTACGGCACGCCATCCATTTCCAGCGGCAGACGGATTCCGTGCCAGTGGATCGTGGTGGCAACCGGCAGGCGGTTGATGAAGCGCACCCGCAACCACTCGCCCTGACGTACCCGCAGCTCGGTGCCCGGGGCCGACGGACCGAACGCCCAGGCCTGGGTCTTGTGCCCGGCCACCAGCTCGACGTCCAGGGGC
This genomic interval carries:
- a CDS encoding multicopper oxidase family protein gives rise to the protein MSFTRRQILGGLAGLVVVGVGAGGASRYWLGRMADAQAGHDYELIAAPLDVELVAGHKTQAWAFGPSAPGTELRVRQGEWLRVRFINRLPVATTIHWHGIRLPLEMDGVPYVSQLPVLPGEYFDYKFRVPDAGSYWYHPHVNSSEELGRGLVGPLIIEEREPTGFKYEQTLSLKSWHVDEQGQFVEFSIPREAARGGTAGRLSTINGVPQAVIDLPAGQITRVRLLNLDNTLTYRINIPGVEAQIYALDGNPVEPRPLGKEYWLGPGMRICLAIKAPAAGEELSLRNGPVRLGTLRSVANSDAPTAWPPALPANPVAEPDLANAEKLNFNFEWVGSVSVNVDNGKPPSLWQINGKAWDITDKTCADRPIATLKKGQSYIFELKNMTQYQHPIHLHGMSFKVIASNRHKVVPYFTDTYLLGKNERAQVALVADNPGVWMFHCHVIDHMETGLMAAIEVA